A single region of the Ficedula albicollis isolate OC2 chromosome 11, FicAlb1.5, whole genome shotgun sequence genome encodes:
- the LDHD gene encoding probable D-lactate dehydrogenase, mitochondrial, whose amino-acid sequence MGNAATPLGQGTARNTSTGTGGTQVPRAGTPWRVAGATLRCQCGGGTDGLRGRAGSWSGAVPMLPFLSRCDMALRRVLALGAALGRRSCCSKPSLPADFVEALRAVVGAPNVSTATAAREQHGHDESMHPCAPPDVVVWPQAVGQVQELAALCHRCRVPMVPFGTGTGLEGGVNAVQGGVCFDLSRMDAIAELSLEDFSVTVEPGVTRKGLNKHLRGTGLWFPVDPGADASLCGMAATGASGTNAVRYGTMRPNVLNLRVVLPDGRLLHTAGPGRQPRKRAAGYDLTSLFVGSEGTLGFLTQATLRLHPLPEATAVTVASFPSVGAAVACTVQVLQAAVPVARIEFLDEVMADACGRFSRMELPALPAAATLLLELHGSRQSLAEQQQQMEEIVRQSSGSSLAWAEGLEEREQLWSMRHNAWYAALALRPGCQGYSTDVCVPISRLPDVVVETKQDLQASGLTGPMVGHVGDGNFHCILVFNSQDPEEAQRIHAFTQRLGRRALAAGGTCTGEHGVGLGKRALLQEELGQEGLDTLRSIKAALDPHNLMNPGKVL is encoded by the exons ATGGGGAACGCAGCCACTCCGCTCGGGCAGGGGACAGCGCGGAACACGAGCACGGGCACTGGTGGGACGCAGGTCCCTCGAGCAGGGACACCCTGGCGTGTGGCTGGAGCCACCTTAAGGTGTCAGTGTGGGGGAGGGACAGACGGGCTGCGGGGGAGGGCAGGGTCCTGGTCCGGTGCAGTTCCCATGTTGCCGTTCCTGTCCCGTTGCGACATGGCCCTGCGGAGGGTGCTGGCGCTGGGGGCGGCCCTGGGGCGccgcagctgctgctccaag CCCTCGCTGCCCGCTGACTTCGTGGAGGCGCTGAGGGCCGTGGTTGGGGCCCCCAATGTCTCCACGGCCACAGCAGCGCGGGAGCAGCACGGCCACGATGAGTCCATGCACCC ctgtgcccccccGGACGTCGTGGTGTGGCCCCAGGCGGTGGGGCaggtgcaggagctggcagccctCTGCCACCGCTGCCGGGTGCCCATGGTGCCCTTTGGCACCGGTACCGGCCTGGAAGGAGGCGTCAATGCCGTGCAG ggcgGCGTCTGCTTCGACCTGAGCCGCATGGACGCCATTGCGGAGCTGAGCCTCGAGGACTTCTCGGTGACAGTGGAGCCCGGAGTGACCCGCAAGGGCCTCAACAAGCACCTGCGTGGCACCGGGCTCTGGTTTCCTGTCG ACCCTGGGGCGGACGCCTCGCTGTGTGGCATGGCCGCCACGGGCGCGTCGGGCACCAACGCTGTGCGCTACGGCACCATGCGCCCCAACGTGCTGAACCTGCGCGTGGTGCTGCCGGATGGGCGCCTGCTGCACACCGCCGGCCCCGGCCGCCAGCCCAG gaagCGGGCGGCCGGCTATGACCTGACCTCACTCTTCGTGGGCTCCGAGGGCACTCTGGGCTTCCTGACCCAGGCCACGCTGCGCCTGCACCCGCTCCCCGAGGCCACCGCTGTCACCGTCGCCTCCTTCCCCAGCGTGGGGGCGGCCGTGGCTTGCACCgtgcaggtgctgcaggctgCCGTGCCTGTGGCCCGCATCG AGTTCCTGGATGAGGTGATGGCGGATGCCTGCGGCCGCTTCAGTAGGATGGAGCTGCCagcg ctgCCAGCGGCAGCCAcgctcctcctggagctgcacgGCTCCCGGCAaagcctggctgagcagcagcagcagatgg AGGAGATCGTGCGGCAGAGCAGcggctccagcctggcctgggcggaggggctggaggagcgTGAGCAGCTCTGGTCCATGCGCCACAACGCCTGGTACGCTGCCCTGGCGCTGCGGCCCGGCTGCCAG GGCTACTCCACGGACGTCTGTGTGCCCATTTCCCGCCTGCCTGACGTGGTCGTGGAGACCAAGCAGGACCTGCAGGCCTCCGGCCTCACCG GACCCATGGTGGGACACGTGGGCGATGGCAACTTCCACTGCATCCTCGTCTTCAACTCCCAGGACCCGGAGGAGGCCCAGCGCATCCACGCCTTCACCCAGCGCCTGGGCAG gagggcactggcagcaggggGCACCTGCACTGGCGAGCACGGCGTGGGGCTGGGCAAGcgggcactgctgcaggaggagctgggccaggagggCCTGGACACCCTGCGCTCCATCAAGGCTGCACTCGACCCCCACAACCTCATGAACCCTGGCAAGGTGCTCTGA
- the LOC101809681 gene encoding chymotrypsinogen 2-like, translated as MRCLRLVEEQNPPRRAAQAAGVVAKDTRYNGFHFCGGSLISENWVVTAAHCGVRKTDTVVVGAYDQDAPGPDQQKLTIEKVFKNPKFNMLTIHDDITLIKLATPAQLSDRVSPVCLPKATDEFDGGLTCVTTGWGLTNPSASQTPAILQQVALPLLTNAQCKEYWGYRIRDVMVCAGADGASSCMGDSGGPLVCQKDGAWNLVGIVSWGSSTCDPQTPGVYARVTKLRDWIDSILEAN; from the exons atgCGTTGTCTCCGGCTAGTGGAGGAGCAGAATCCCCCTCGGcgagctgctcaggctgctggagtTGTAGCCAAAGATACG CGCTACAACGGCTTCCACTTCTGCGGCGGCTCCCTGATCAGCGAGAACTGGGTGGTCACCGCTGCCCACTGCGGCGTCAG GAAAACCGATACCGTGGTGGTGGGCGCCTACGACCAGGACGCACCCGGCCCTGACCAGCAGAAGCTGACGATCGAGAAG GTCTTCAAGAACCCCAAGTTCAACATGCTGACCATCCACGACGACATCACCCTGATCAAACTGGCCACTCCGGCACAGCTGTCGGATCGCGTGTCGCCCGTGTGCCTGCCCAAGGCTACCGACGAGTTCGATGGGGGACTGACCTGCGTCACCACTGGCTGGGGGCTCACTAACCCCAGCG CCTCTCAGACGCCGGCGATTCTGCAGCAggtggctctgcccctgctgacCAACGCGCAGTGCAAGGAGTACTGGGGCTACCGCATCCGCGACGTGATGGTGTGTGCCGGCGCCGACGGAGCCTCTTCGTGCATG GGCGACTCCGGGGGCCCGCTGGTGTGCCAGAAGGACGGCGCCTGGAACCTGGTGGGCATCgtgtcctggggcagcagcacctgcgACCCCCAGACGCCCGGCGTGTACGCCCGCGTCACCAAGCTCCGCGACTGGATCGACTCCATCCTGGAGGCCAACTGA
- the LOC101805986 gene encoding probable D-lactate dehydrogenase, mitochondrial, translating to MGNAATPLGQGTARNTSTGTGGTQVPRAGTPWRVAGATLRCQCGGGTDGLRGRAGSWSGAVPMLPFLSRCDMALRRVLALGAALGRRSCCSKPSLPADFVEALRAVVGAPNVSTATAAREQHGHDESMHPCAPPDVVVWPQAVGQVQELAALCHRCRVPMVPFGTGTGLEGGVNAVQGGVCFDLSRMDAIAELSLEDFSVTVEPGVTRKGLNKHLRGTGLWFPVRVMGLGVTALEVLVMRTHSRSCVLWCVHGCGVIPEQ from the exons ATGGGGAACGCAGCCACTCCGCTCGGGCAGGGGACAGCGCGGAACACGAGCACGGGCACTGGTGGGACGCAGGTCCCTCGAGCAGGGACACCCTGGCGTGTGGCTGGAGCCACCTTAAGGTGTCAGTGTGGGGGAGGGACAGACGGGCTGCGGGGGAGGGCAGGGTCCTGGTCCGGTGCAGTTCCCATGTTGCCGTTCCTGTCCCGTTGCGACATGGCCCTGCGGAGGGTGCTGGCGCTGGGGGCGGCCCTGGGGCGccgcagctgctgctccaag CCCTCGCTGCCCGCTGACTTCGTGGAGGCGCTGAGGGCCGTGGTTGGGGCCCCCAATGTCTCCACGGCCACAGCAGCGCGGGAGCAGCACGGCCACGATGAGTCCATGCACCC ctgtgcccccccGGACGTCGTGGTGTGGCCCCAGGCGGTGGGGCaggtgcaggagctggcagccctCTGCCACCGCTGCCGGGTGCCCATGGTGCCCTTTGGCACCGGTACCGGCCTGGAAGGAGGCGTCAATGCCGTGCAG ggcgGCGTCTGCTTCGACCTGAGCCGCATGGACGCCATTGCGGAGCTGAGCCTCGAGGACTTCTCGGTGACAGTGGAGCCCGGAGTGACCCGCAAGGGCCTCAACAAGCACCTGCGTGGCACCGGGCTCTGGTTTCCTGTCAGGGTcatggggctgggggtgacagctctggaggtgctggtgaTGAGGACACACTCAAGGAGCTGTGTACTGTGGTGTGTCCATGGGTGTGGTGTGATTCCAGAGCAGTAG